A window from Candidatus Zymogenaceae bacterium encodes these proteins:
- a CDS encoding AMP-binding protein translates to MTAKKSDKKPWFENYPKGVPKTVTYEDVTLPEAFRRSVKNYPNNPAVTFLGKVLSYRELGELVDRLAARLSGMGVKKGSRVATLLPNVPQMIIAYYAAQSLGASMVLNNPLYTDRELEHQLNDSESEYLFTLDLLAPRMIALKPKTGIKEIIICHINDYLPFPKKQLFPIVKKAMFRKVEKQPNVSEFLDLVKKSGPKPPAVDLSFDDLGCFQYTGGTTGVSKGVLLTHGNLSKNVQQINSWFPGFKPGEESIVGALPFFHSFGMTTVMNYALWNGWNIVPIPRPEPQAILEALDAYKPTFMPAVPTMYVGMLRHPEFKKFNVTSLKGCFSGAAPLPLDVIREFEEATGS, encoded by the coding sequence ATGACAGCTAAAAAAAGCGACAAGAAGCCGTGGTTTGAGAATTATCCGAAGGGCGTTCCAAAGACTGTCACGTATGAAGATGTGACGCTTCCCGAGGCGTTTCGAAGGTCCGTAAAGAATTATCCTAATAATCCGGCCGTTACGTTTCTGGGGAAGGTTCTCAGCTACCGGGAGTTGGGGGAACTGGTGGATCGGCTCGCCGCTCGGCTTTCGGGCATGGGTGTCAAGAAGGGCAGCAGAGTGGCGACACTGCTCCCCAACGTGCCGCAAATGATCATCGCCTACTATGCGGCCCAGTCTCTGGGTGCCAGCATGGTGCTGAACAATCCACTCTACACCGACCGGGAACTGGAGCACCAGCTCAACGACTCCGAGTCGGAATATCTTTTTACCCTGGACCTTCTGGCGCCCCGGATGATCGCCCTCAAGCCCAAGACCGGTATCAAAGAGATCATCATCTGTCACATCAACGATTATCTCCCGTTTCCGAAAAAGCAGCTCTTTCCCATCGTGAAGAAGGCGATGTTTCGAAAGGTCGAGAAACAACCGAACGTGTCAGAGTTTTTGGATCTCGTGAAGAAATCCGGGCCGAAACCTCCGGCGGTGGATCTCTCCTTTGACGATCTGGGCTGCTTCCAGTATACCGGCGGCACCACCGGTGTATCCAAGGGGGTGCTCCTTACCCACGGGAACCTGAGCAAGAACGTCCAGCAGATCAACTCTTGGTTTCCCGGCTTTAAACCGGGTGAGGAGTCGATTGTCGGGGCGCTTCCCTTTTTCCATTCCTTCGGCATGACCACCGTCATGAACTACGCCCTGTGGAACGGCTGGAATATCGTGCCGATCCCGAGGCCGGAGCCCCAGGCGATTCTGGAGGCCCTGGATGCCTATAAACCCACATTCATGCCCGCCGTTCCGACCATGTACGTGGGGATGCTTAGGCACCCCGAATTCAAGAAGTTTAATGTGACCTCCCTCAAGGGCTGTTTCTCCGGGGCGGCGCCGTTGCCCCTGGATGTCATCCGGGAGTTCGAGGAGGCCACCGGGTCC